One genomic window of Pungitius pungitius chromosome 11, fPunPun2.1, whole genome shotgun sequence includes the following:
- the josd2 gene encoding josephin-2, which produces MSEGDVFHEKQRLELCAIHALNNVLQELVFTKETADDICKRLAPQCVVNPHRSVLGTGNYDVNVIMAALQSRELAAVWWDKRRTVQSLCVPKVQGFILNVPSRVSLGFMSLPLRRRHWLAVRQVNGQYYNLDSKLKSPVCIGGEAELRKFLSEQLSEDVAEMLLVVGQEEEEDGSWLNADNPEK; this is translated from the exons ATGAGCGAAGGAGACGTGTTTCACGAGAAGCAACGATTGGAGCTGTGCGCGATCCACGCACTCAACAACGTGCTCCAGGAGCTGGTGTTCACCAAGGAGACGGCCGATGACATCTGCAAACG gctGGCTCCACAGTGCGTGGTGAACCCTCACCGCTCAGTGTTAGGTACAGGAAACTACGATGTCAACGTCATCATGGCGGCACTGCAGAGCCGGGAACTGGCTGCAGTGTGGTGGGACAAACGCAG GACGGTGCAGAGCCTTTGCGTGCCAAAGGTCCAGGGTTTTATCCTAAATGTTCCATCCCGGGTGTCGTTGGGGTTCATGTCCCTCCCACTCCGACGGCGACACTGGCTCGCTGTTCGACAAGTAAATGGACAGTACTACAACCTGGACTCCAAACTGAAGAGTCCCGTCTGTATCGGGGGAGAAGCAGAACTACG cAAATTTCTCAGCGAACAGCTGTCTGAGGACGTGGCGGAGATGCTCCTGGTCGtcgggcaggaggaggaggaggacggctcgTGGCTGAACGCCGACAACCCAGAGAAGTGA